One Planctomycetota bacterium DNA segment encodes these proteins:
- a CDS encoding serine/threonine-protein kinase encodes MPRPNLKGYELLELVGNGAGSVVYKARELATGNLCAIKHVTRKTIAGIEQARRDVRSGSRRLGSYARLNYRGFFDQIRNEYRILRTLERDSYSPHIVRADALVTLRRFLRLHGYDLIMEFVEGVSLREKWDYEMTDLIRFYREAAMALAYLHGHRILHTDMKPHHLFITRDRHVKVIDFGLARFFDDPPGRIQGTAEFMAYEQVKGLPMDPRTDVYGLGATMYFILTGQPNRPALGGMAGGAGLTVGFAGRAASVRDKNPKCPPGLEEIILQSCERRPEKRPSSMTEVIRRLDLL; translated from the coding sequence ATGCCGCGGCCGAATCTCAAGGGATACGAACTGCTCGAGCTGGTGGGCAACGGCGCCGGCAGCGTGGTCTACAAGGCGCGCGAGCTGGCCACCGGCAACCTGTGCGCCATTAAGCACGTGACCCGCAAGACCATTGCCGGCATCGAGCAGGCCCGCCGCGACGTGCGCAGCGGCTCGCGCCGCCTCGGCAGCTACGCCCGCCTCAATTACCGCGGCTTCTTCGATCAGATCCGCAACGAGTACCGCATCCTGCGCACCCTCGAGAGGGACAGCTACTCCCCCCACATCGTGCGCGCCGACGCCCTCGTGACCCTCCGCCGCTTCCTTCGCCTCCACGGCTACGATCTCATCATGGAGTTCGTCGAGGGCGTGAGCCTGCGCGAGAAGTGGGACTACGAGATGACCGACCTCATCCGCTTCTACCGCGAGGCCGCCATGGCCCTGGCCTACCTGCACGGCCACCGCATCCTGCACACGGACATGAAGCCGCACCACCTCTTCATCACGCGCGACCGGCACGTGAAGGTGATTGACTTCGGCCTCGCCCGCTTCTTCGACGACCCGCCCGGCCGCATCCAGGGCACCGCCGAGTTCATGGCCTACGAGCAGGTCAAGGGCCTGCCCATGGACCCGCGCACCGACGTCTACGGCCTCGGCGCGACCATGTACTTCATCCTCACCGGCCAGCCCAACCGGCCGGCCCTGGGCGGAATGGCCGGCGGCGCGGGCCTCACCGTCGGCTTCGCGGGACGCGCCGCCAGCGTGCGCGACAAGAACCCCAAGTGCCCGCCCGGCCTCGAGGAGATCATTCTCCAGTCGTGCGAGCGACGCCCCGAGAAGCGCCCCTCCTCGATGACCGAGGTGATCCGGCGCCTCGACCTTCTCTGA